A window from Branchiostoma lanceolatum isolate klBraLanc5 chromosome 9, klBraLanc5.hap2, whole genome shotgun sequence encodes these proteins:
- the LOC136442637 gene encoding uncharacterized protein yields MLNIKRLDSVSNARIYKATNTQPLINRVRQRQLRFTGYALRLPTEEPLRTYALNVPTHGRRRPGRQKTSYLTYVQNLLGDAEGDLSPEAITAMATDRRMWRGRVIGRCATDRR; encoded by the coding sequence ATGCTGAACATTAAGCGCCTTGATAGTGTAAGTAACGCAAGAATATAcaaggcaacaaacacacagccACTCATCAACAGAGTCAGGCAGCGACAACTGCGCTTTACTGGGTACGCCCTCAGGCTGCCCACAGAGGAGCCACTCAGGACATATGCCCTCAACGTCCCGACACACGGCAGAAGACGACCAGGACGTCAGAAGACGAGCTACCTGACCTACGTCCAGAACCTGCTGGGGGATGCTGAAGGTGACCTGAGTCCCGAGGCCATCACTGCAATGGCTACTGATCGGCGGATGTGGAGAGGACGTGTGATCGGCCGCTGCGCGACCGaccgacgatga